The window CGGACGAATCGACATGGCTGCGAACGACCCTGAACAAGCCTCCAACGGCGCACAAGACCCACGGCTGGCATCGCTTGATGAACAGCTTCAAAAGGTCAGGCGTGCCGAGCAAGAGCGAACAGCACCATCGGCCAGTCCGGCGGCGCTGACAGGCAAGGGTGCGGGCCAGGGGCAGCGCGTTCTT of the Aquisediminimonas profunda genome contains:
- a CDS encoding AtpZ/AtpI family protein; translation: MAANDPEQASNGAQDPRLASLDEQLQKVRRAEQERTAPSASPAALTGKGAGQGQRVLSTLLGAPLGAALIGWVFDRFAGTTPAGLLIMLFLGFGAAISQVIRISKERAE